The genomic region GGACTCGAATCGAAGAGCTTGCGAACGGCCCTGCCAAGCTCACGCAGGCCCTGGGAATCGATGGCAGGATGAATGGGGAGGACCTTGTCAGGTCGCTGAGGCTGTTCATCGAGAGAGAGGTTGACCCTAGAGCGATAGCCACGAGTTCGAGGGTGGGCATCAGCAGGGGCAGAGAGCTCGAATGGAGGTTCTTCGTAAAGGATAGCAAATTCGTTTCGAAGGCCAAACCTGCCGTTCGAGCGCAGAACCCATAACTAAGGCTCGGGCGGAAGGAGATTTGTGGGGTCGTCGGCTAGTCTGGTCTAGGCTTCAATTGTCGTTGACAAGGAGAGGCCTTGGGCGCTTGAGACCCCCGGTTCAAATCCGGGCGACCCCACTTCCAGTAGAGCCAAATGAATTTCCGTTGTTGTACTGTTAAATACATTTGACAACGATGTCCCGCGCGCATTGCAGGCAGCTCCTAGAAGGGTCAAGACGATTTACAGCGTCATTGCGTCTCCGCAGAGGCTTGAGATCCTGAGGATACTGAACATCAAGGGCCCGCTCACTTACAGCGCGCTGAAGATTCTGGCAGGGTTCAAGTCGAAGAAGGAGTCTGGGAAGTTTGCGTACCACCTTAGGAAGCTCGTGAAGCAGCTCCTGATACAGCTGAACCGCCAAGAGAGGAAGTACACGGTCACGAACCTCGGAAGGCTCGTGCTCAACCTCACCAGGCAGATTGAGGAGCAATCGCTCGTCGAGAGCGGGAAGCTGTACGTCAGGACTTCCCACCAGACCATGGAGGAGTTCAACGCCAACAAGATTCTGCAGTCACTCGTCAAGGAGGCGGGCATGCCTGTCGAGTTGGCCCAGAAGATCACGAGCGAAACGGAGTCGAGGCTCTACAAGTTCCAGACGCAGTACCTCACGGCTCCGCTGATCAGGGAAATAGTGAACGCGCTACTTGTCGAACACAGTCTCGAAGAGTACAGGCACAAGCTCACGAGGCTTGGGATGCCAATCTATGACGTGACGCAGCTGCTCAACAAGGCGGGGGACGACGGGCAGAACGTCGAAAACCTGATTCATCAGACGGGCAAGCAGGTCTTCTCCGAGTATCTTCTGCTAGAGCAGCTCCCGAGGGACGTCGCAGACGCTCACCTCTCGGGCGACATCCACATCACTGACGCCGGGTCGTGGGGGCTGACGCCGGACACTGTCTTCGTAGACCTGCTCTCGGTGAGGAGCGCGGGAATCAACCCGAGAGGAAGAATACTCAACGCGTCGATGATACCCAGTCCCGAGAACGCCGAGAGGGCGCTCAACATCGTACTCAACATGGCGTCGATACTCTGCAGAGAAGTGACGGAGGAGATGGCATTCAGAAATTTCCTGCAGTACCTCGGGCCTTTCTGCAAGTCAAAGAGCAAGAGGGAACTCGAGTCGCTCCTCCTGAGATTCTACGAAACGATTGGGTCGCCGATCGCTGGCGCGGAGAAGCCGTCGATCAGCATCGAACTGAACCCATACAGACACGACGACGTCGGAAGGGACGTGATGGACAAGACGCTGGAAGCAGCGCTCTCCGCCTACAGGAGCTTCGCCGAGGAGACGCCGAGGCCAGACCTCAGACTGTTGATCGCTAAGCCGAATAGGGTCGACGAGACGCAGACGCTCAAGGAGGCGGCGGCCATAATCTTCAACGGAGGCAGGATAGCGTTCTTCTCTTCGGACCAGCGCAGGAGTTTTCTCGGCCTAAACGCTGGCATCCTCCCCCAAGAACTCCAAGCGGATAACGTAAGCGTCTTGCACAACTTGAGTCTAAACCTGCCGAGACTCGCCTACGACTCCAACCAGGACGAGACCTACTTCAGGGCCAAGCTCGCCCTGCTGATCGGGGTGGCTGCAGACGCGCTCACAACCAGGCGGAGGCTCATAGAGAGGACGCTGAAGAGGGGGCTGCTCCCGGCCCTGGGGTCAGGGTCGGACGCAGTCACGACCGGGACAATGCCCCTGGTGATGAACCTGGTGGGGCTCGACGAGACGCTTGCGAGCCTGATACGCGACCCCACCTCGGCGTCCAGGTTCGCTTTAGCTGAGAAGATAGTAGAGACAGCCACCCAGGTGGCCACTGAGAAGTCCAGCAAGAACGAGAAGCTGGGGGCCGCGATGCTCGACCTGGACGGCGGTGTAAGGATGGCCAGCCTTGACGCTGAGAAGTACGGCAAGGCGAACCTTCAGCCCCTTCAGAAGAACGCTTACACGCAGTCTCCCAAGTTGGCCCTAGCCGACTTGGAGAACCAGGAGAAGATGCAGTACCTCTCGAGGCTCTCGGTTGGGTTGCAGGGAGGGCTGTCCGTGACGCTGGACGGTTCGGCCGAGGATGTCAGGGGGATCTACAACACAATCCTGAACGCGACGCCCAAGATACCTTACTTCAAGGTAGACAGGACGATATCCGTCTGCAGGAATTGCGGTGCGAAGCTGCCGCAGAATGCTACGAGGTGCAAGCGTTGCAAATCCGTGGCCACTGTGCAGTACTCGACAGCCGTCTAGGATGTTCGACATGAGGCCGCAATCGTTCTCAGCGTGTCAAAAAGAGTTAACTGCAAAGCGTCTCATG from Nitrososphaerales archaeon harbors:
- a CDS encoding ArsR family transcriptional regulator; this translates as MQAAPRRVKTIYSVIASPQRLEILRILNIKGPLTYSALKILAGFKSKKESGKFAYHLRKLVKQLLIQLNRQERKYTVTNLGRLVLNLTRQIEEQSLVESGKLYVRTSHQTMEEFNANKILQSLVKEAGMPVELAQKITSETESRLYKFQTQYLTAPLIREIVNALLVEHSLEEYRHKLTRLGMPIYDVTQLLNKAGDDGQNVENLIHQTGKQVFSEYLLLEQLPRDVADAHLSGDIHITDAGSWGLTPDTVFVDLLSVRSAGINPRGRILNASMIPSPENAERALNIVLNMASILCREVTEEMAFRNFLQYLGPFCKSKSKRELESLLLRFYETIGSPIAGAEKPSISIELNPYRHDDVGRDVMDKTLEAALSAYRSFAEETPRPDLRLLIAKPNRVDETQTLKEAAAIIFNGGRIAFFSSDQRRSFLGLNAGILPQELQADNVSVLHNLSLNLPRLAYDSNQDETYFRAKLALLIGVAADALTTRRRLIERTLKRGLLPALGSGSDAVTTGTMPLVMNLVGLDETLASLIRDPTSASRFALAEKIVETATQVATEKSSKNEKLGAAMLDLDGGVRMASLDAEKYGKANLQPLQKNAYTQSPKLALADLENQEKMQYLSRLSVGLQGGLSVTLDGSAEDVRGIYNTILNATPKIPYFKVDRTISVCRNCGAKLPQNATRCKRCKSVATVQYSTAV